A section of the Marinimicrobium koreense genome encodes:
- a CDS encoding OmpH family outer membrane protein, translated as MAHSQLFPRNAGFLVGTSRSFKAHCIGMVALLACACTRAEPTFAVVDLTDAVFATKVAVARLEALRDNPTFQQYQSALESAEADLQNLDRRAQASGLSESQREMVQGRIEHIQRELIDTGQDLERWLQAQKRAIFEELSPLARTALDELARERQLDLIIAEDAIIYAQARWVLTPSLTERIDRGTAPSGAMSELSDE; from the coding sequence ATGGCTCATTCGCAACTGTTCCCACGAAATGCCGGCTTCCTGGTCGGTACCTCCAGATCGTTCAAAGCCCACTGTATCGGGATGGTTGCCCTGTTGGCCTGTGCCTGCACGCGGGCAGAGCCCACGTTCGCCGTGGTTGACCTCACCGATGCCGTATTTGCAACGAAGGTGGCTGTCGCCCGATTGGAGGCGCTGCGTGACAATCCAACCTTTCAGCAGTACCAGTCCGCCCTTGAGAGCGCCGAAGCTGACCTGCAGAACCTTGACCGCCGGGCGCAGGCCTCCGGGTTGAGCGAGTCGCAGCGGGAAATGGTGCAGGGTCGGATCGAGCACATCCAGCGGGAACTGATCGATACGGGGCAGGACCTCGAGCGATGGTTACAAGCGCAGAAGCGGGCCATCTTTGAGGAACTATCGCCGCTTGCCCGAACCGCGCTGGATGAGCTTGCCCGGGAGCGCCAGCTGGATCTGATTATCGCCGAAGATGCGATCATTTACGCTCAGGCGCGATGGGTGTTGACGCCGTCGCTGACGGAGAGAATTGATCGGGGTACGGCGCCCAGTGGCGCAATGTCTGAGCTTTCTGATGAGTAG
- a CDS encoding FG-GAP-like repeat-containing protein, translating into MSKAYLLWGLVWVSALCQAQSPVELIDTEAGAESQADASAPTLPTEPRQVLEALRQRVNALGLSEEPVPVEGSRTPEGDLFELGKQLFFSRSLSEQRDVACASCHHPLLGGGDGLSLPVGVDAVEPQLIGPGRVHNGYRAQDPLADGGPNVPRNSPTTFNLHVYQRRLFWDGRVEVTDYHHDGDGQSAAIRTPDSLRNLPDPQAGHDLAAAQALFPLASANEMFGREAGKVLSNQDKRRLLERRLQGSGPEDENPWLPLFQAAFEDPRKSPEQVVTMERVGLAQAHYQRSQVFLDNPWFRFVDGDDDAISEDARLGALLFYTPLSEGGYGCNQCHAGRRFTDESFHNLAVPQFGRGKDRHGFDLGRMLESSHPDDRYAFRTPSLLNVAVTGPWGHTGAFLSLSQAIRHHMDVETSVLAYDYSLQSNPQFKGIPTDRERYRNRSLEALEQARAGDSWQYLSHRRFDPVHAQYLEAFLETLTDPCTTDPECLARWLPDADDDGPDGERLYARTGSFVGQPVTFQPALPSPAQSQARVEPEPMRESWFVDATVATGLDYSLPVVGNGDEQHRVSGGIAVGDYDGDGWDDLFISHSVLPGKLYRNQGDGTFEETTELAIGTLRSQQFGALFFDYDQNGHRDLLLVEDNRHDDFLRVYQNQGDGFFLPDPFKAGIGFNRFTHSLSAGDFDRDGRIDLYAAHWGFTAGADNSGYLWRNKGEGQFVDASDLLPPTRESPQTGKLGLVFTAVFTDLNNNGWPDLLLAGDFLTSQVLINDSGSGFVDRTETVISDENGMGMAVGDYDNDGDFDWFVTSIWNPLEQKAYVGGASGNRLYRNDGQGRFGDVTDEAGVRHGFWGWGACFADFNNDGWLDIFHTNGMTSKNVANEAIFAQFIHDPSLLYINNGDGTFTEQALEVGLNHTRQGRGVSCFDYDRDGKVDIFISHSGEPVTVFRNVAPTDHHYLTVRLRGGPTNLDGIGAKVHVRSGQLSQVREIRLGSNYLSNDPLVAHFGLGESKQVDELRIVWPDGTEQRVGALEVDQYLVVEKPGPL; encoded by the coding sequence ATGTCTAAAGCCTATCTGTTGTGGGGGCTGGTGTGGGTCAGTGCGCTTTGCCAGGCCCAATCGCCGGTGGAACTGATTGATACCGAGGCCGGGGCTGAATCTCAGGCCGATGCCTCGGCGCCGACGTTGCCCACCGAGCCGCGCCAGGTGCTCGAGGCGCTCCGACAGCGGGTCAATGCGCTGGGGCTGAGTGAGGAGCCGGTGCCGGTTGAGGGCTCCAGGACGCCCGAAGGCGATCTGTTCGAGCTGGGTAAGCAGTTGTTCTTCAGTCGCTCGCTGAGTGAGCAACGGGATGTTGCTTGCGCCTCTTGTCACCACCCCTTGCTGGGAGGCGGGGATGGTCTGTCGTTGCCGGTGGGCGTCGATGCAGTCGAGCCGCAATTGATTGGTCCGGGCCGGGTTCACAATGGGTATCGGGCGCAGGATCCGCTGGCCGATGGTGGGCCGAACGTTCCGCGCAACTCACCGACCACCTTCAATTTGCATGTCTATCAGCGGCGGCTGTTCTGGGATGGACGGGTTGAGGTGACCGATTATCACCACGACGGAGACGGACAGTCGGCCGCAATCCGCACTCCCGACAGCCTGCGCAATCTGCCGGATCCACAGGCCGGGCATGATCTGGCCGCCGCCCAGGCGCTGTTTCCCCTGGCGTCAGCCAATGAAATGTTCGGTCGCGAGGCCGGCAAGGTATTGAGCAATCAGGACAAGCGCCGACTCCTTGAGCGGCGCCTGCAGGGGTCGGGGCCGGAAGACGAAAACCCCTGGTTGCCACTGTTTCAGGCCGCCTTTGAGGATCCGCGAAAGAGCCCCGAGCAGGTGGTGACCATGGAGCGGGTCGGTCTGGCGCAAGCCCACTATCAACGCTCACAGGTGTTTCTTGATAACCCCTGGTTCAGGTTTGTCGATGGCGATGACGACGCCATTTCCGAGGACGCGCGCCTCGGTGCCTTGCTGTTCTACACGCCGCTGAGTGAGGGAGGCTATGGATGCAATCAATGCCACGCCGGGCGTCGCTTTACCGATGAGTCGTTTCACAATCTGGCGGTTCCCCAGTTTGGACGTGGTAAGGATCGTCACGGATTTGATCTGGGGCGAATGCTCGAGAGCTCTCACCCGGATGACCGATACGCGTTTCGTACGCCCTCGTTGCTGAACGTCGCGGTAACTGGCCCTTGGGGGCACACCGGGGCATTTCTCTCCCTGAGTCAGGCGATCCGCCATCATATGGATGTGGAAACCTCGGTGCTTGCCTATGACTACAGCCTGCAGAGCAATCCGCAGTTCAAGGGCATCCCAACCGACCGGGAGCGCTACCGGAATCGCTCCCTGGAGGCGTTGGAGCAGGCCAGGGCCGGCGACAGTTGGCAGTACCTGTCGCACCGTCGCTTTGACCCGGTGCATGCCCAGTATCTCGAAGCCTTTCTGGAGACCCTGACCGATCCCTGTACCACGGACCCGGAGTGTCTGGCACGCTGGCTGCCCGATGCCGATGATGATGGTCCGGATGGCGAGCGGTTGTACGCCCGCACCGGATCGTTCGTGGGGCAGCCCGTGACTTTCCAGCCCGCGCTACCGTCCCCGGCGCAGAGCCAGGCGCGAGTCGAGCCCGAGCCCATGCGGGAATCCTGGTTTGTGGATGCGACCGTAGCGACGGGACTGGATTATTCACTGCCGGTCGTGGGGAATGGCGACGAGCAACACCGGGTTTCGGGTGGGATAGCGGTGGGGGATTACGATGGTGACGGCTGGGATGATCTGTTTATCAGTCATTCGGTCTTGCCTGGAAAGCTGTATCGCAACCAGGGTGATGGCACCTTTGAGGAGACCACCGAGCTTGCCATCGGCACATTGCGCAGTCAGCAGTTCGGTGCACTCTTTTTTGACTATGATCAGAACGGACATCGGGACCTCCTGCTCGTGGAGGACAACCGTCACGATGATTTCCTGAGGGTTTATCAGAATCAGGGAGACGGTTTTTTCCTGCCGGATCCCTTCAAAGCCGGTATCGGATTCAATCGGTTTACGCACAGCCTTTCTGCCGGCGACTTCGATCGGGACGGCCGGATTGATCTGTACGCAGCACATTGGGGATTCACGGCTGGCGCGGACAATAGTGGGTATTTATGGCGCAATAAAGGCGAAGGTCAGTTCGTCGATGCGAGTGATCTGTTACCTCCCACCCGGGAGTCTCCCCAGACGGGAAAGCTAGGACTCGTCTTTACCGCCGTGTTTACGGATCTCAACAACAACGGCTGGCCGGATCTGTTGCTGGCCGGAGACTTTCTGACCAGTCAGGTACTGATCAATGACTCGGGGAGTGGGTTTGTCGATCGGACGGAGACAGTGATCTCGGACGAGAACGGAATGGGTATGGCCGTCGGAGACTATGACAATGACGGCGATTTTGACTGGTTTGTGACGTCGATATGGAACCCCCTCGAGCAAAAGGCTTACGTGGGAGGAGCGTCCGGCAACCGGCTTTATCGGAATGATGGTCAGGGGCGCTTCGGTGACGTAACCGATGAGGCGGGAGTGCGTCATGGGTTCTGGGGGTGGGGCGCCTGTTTTGCTGACTTCAATAACGATGGCTGGCTGGATATTTTTCACACCAATGGTATGACCAGTAAAAATGTCGCCAATGAAGCCATCTTTGCCCAGTTCATTCACGATCCCAGCCTGCTGTATATCAACAATGGCGACGGCACATTCACAGAGCAAGCGTTAGAGGTTGGGTTGAATCATACCCGACAGGGGCGTGGCGTCAGCTGTTTTGATTACGACCGGGACGGTAAGGTGGATATCTTTATCAGTCACAGTGGTGAACCCGTAACTGTATTTCGCAATGTCGCCCCAACGGATCACCACTACCTCACAGTCAGGCTTCGAGGTGGACCAACCAATCTGGATGGCATCGGGGCCAAGGTCCATGTGCGTAGCGGTCAATTGTCACAGGTGAGAGAGATCCGGCTGGGCTCCAACTATCTGTCGAACGATCCGCTGGTAGCCCACTTTGGGCTCGGTGAAAGCAAGCAAGTCGATGAGCTGAGAATCGTTTGGCCGGACGGCACAGAGCAACGGGTGGGGGCGCTTGAGGTGGACCAGTATCTGGTTGTCGAAAAGCCCGGTCCGTTGTGA
- a CDS encoding mechanosensitive ion channel family protein, translating to MFDTEKINELISLYVIPWSINIVTALLIFIIGRIVISILIGILGKVMGRTKLDSILIEFTQTIAKVLLLIFVIVAALDQLGVNTTSLIAVLGAAGLAIGLALQGSLQNFAAGFLLLVLRPFKAGDYVEAAGTAGMVEKISIFSTILRTPDNKEVTVPNGSIYSDNIVNYSARDTRRVDMVFGISYGDDLKKAKEVMMAALTSDERVLEDPAPNVAVSALADSSVNFIVRPWVKTEDYWPVYWDMTEKIKVELEANGMSIPFPQRDLHIFNEKA from the coding sequence ATGTTCGACACCGAAAAAATCAATGAACTGATCAGTCTCTACGTCATACCCTGGTCGATCAATATCGTCACCGCCCTGCTGATCTTCATCATAGGCCGGATCGTCATCAGCATCCTGATCGGCATTCTCGGTAAGGTCATGGGGCGCACCAAGCTCGACAGCATACTGATTGAGTTCACTCAGACCATTGCCAAAGTCCTGCTGCTGATCTTTGTCATCGTGGCCGCTCTGGACCAGTTGGGTGTGAACACCACCTCCCTGATTGCCGTTCTCGGTGCCGCCGGCCTGGCCATCGGCTTGGCCTTGCAGGGTTCGCTGCAGAACTTTGCCGCCGGTTTTCTACTGCTGGTCCTGCGCCCGTTCAAAGCTGGTGACTATGTAGAGGCCGCCGGCACCGCGGGCATGGTGGAAAAAATCAGTATCTTCTCCACCATTCTGCGCACGCCTGACAATAAAGAAGTCACCGTTCCGAACGGCTCAATCTACAGCGACAATATCGTCAACTATTCAGCCCGGGACACCCGCCGAGTCGATATGGTGTTCGGCATCAGCTACGGCGATGATCTGAAGAAAGCCAAAGAAGTGATGATGGCCGCCCTCACCTCGGACGAGCGGGTACTGGAAGATCCGGCCCCCAATGTGGCGGTCTCGGCGCTGGCGGACAGCAGTGTCAACTTTATCGTCCGACCCTGGGTGAAAACCGAGGATTACTGGCCGGTGTACTGGGATATGACGGAGAAGATCAAGGTGGAGCTGGAAGCCAACGGCATGAGCATTCCGTTCCCCCAGCGCGATCTCCATATCTTCAACGAAAAAGCCTGA
- a CDS encoding electron transport complex subunit E — translation MSDAADYQAISKNGLWTNNPALVQLLGLCPLLAVTGSVVNALGLGLATLLVLTSSNIIVSLIRKGVSDAVRLPAFVMIIAALTTCIELLMRAFTYELYTILGIFIPLIVTNCAILGRADAFASKNPVLPSAADGLMMGLGFMFVLLAVGAVRELLGNGTLFDDMHLLLGESARDWTWQPFEHYPGFLVAVLPPGAFIVTGFLIALKNSVDAQLKRREALRTAKPVKGSKRVRTTGNIS, via the coding sequence ATGAGTGACGCCGCCGACTATCAAGCGATTTCCAAAAACGGCCTCTGGACTAACAACCCGGCGCTGGTACAACTGCTCGGATTGTGCCCGCTGCTGGCGGTGACGGGTTCCGTGGTCAACGCCCTGGGGTTGGGTCTGGCCACCCTGCTGGTACTGACCAGCTCGAACATTATTGTGTCCCTGATTCGCAAGGGCGTCAGCGATGCGGTGCGTCTGCCCGCTTTTGTGATGATCATTGCGGCCCTGACCACCTGCATCGAACTGCTGATGCGAGCGTTTACTTACGAGCTGTACACGATTCTCGGGATTTTCATTCCGCTGATCGTGACCAACTGCGCCATTCTGGGCCGGGCCGATGCGTTCGCCAGCAAGAATCCGGTGCTGCCCTCCGCGGCTGACGGACTGATGATGGGCCTGGGCTTCATGTTTGTACTGCTCGCGGTGGGCGCCGTGCGCGAACTGCTGGGGAACGGCACCCTGTTCGATGATATGCACCTTCTGCTGGGCGAAAGCGCCCGGGATTGGACCTGGCAGCCCTTTGAGCACTATCCCGGTTTTCTGGTGGCGGTACTGCCACCCGGGGCCTTTATCGTGACCGGTTTTCTGATCGCGCTGAAAAACAGCGTCGATGCGCAGCTGAAGCGCCGCGAAGCCTTGCGAACCGCCAAGCCGGTCAAGGGCAGCAAGCGGGTACGCACCACCGGGAATATCAGCTAA
- the rsxG gene encoding electron transport complex subunit RsxG has translation MFGWSIGKNSLLLGAFALVTAGVLAGTYQATREQIAEAERQAAAAALLEIIPRDQHDNDLLSDTLPVPQDALDTLGLRQSEAIHLARRDGRVEAVIVPAIAPDGYSGAIRMIVGVQRDGQIAGVRVLTHNETPGLGDKVDLKKSDWILGFHGRSLGNPSVEDWRVKKDGGAFDQFTGATITPRAVVNQVRRVLEFVDQHHAVLFEQALEDAPNNTAETAPESSENTGTTQ, from the coding sequence ATGTTCGGTTGGTCGATTGGTAAGAACAGCCTGTTATTGGGGGCCTTCGCCCTGGTGACCGCCGGTGTGCTCGCCGGCACCTACCAGGCCACCCGGGAGCAAATTGCCGAGGCCGAGCGACAGGCAGCGGCCGCCGCGCTGCTGGAAATCATTCCCAGAGACCAGCACGATAACGACCTACTCTCCGACACCCTGCCGGTGCCGCAGGATGCGCTGGATACCCTGGGCTTGCGCCAGTCCGAAGCCATCCACCTGGCCCGCCGGGACGGACGGGTTGAGGCGGTGATTGTCCCCGCCATCGCTCCGGACGGCTACAGCGGCGCCATCCGGATGATTGTGGGGGTTCAACGGGACGGCCAGATCGCCGGTGTGCGGGTACTTACCCACAATGAAACGCCGGGGCTGGGTGATAAAGTCGACCTGAAGAAAAGCGACTGGATCCTGGGCTTTCACGGCCGCTCCCTCGGGAACCCGAGCGTGGAAGACTGGCGCGTGAAAAAAGACGGGGGCGCGTTCGACCAGTTCACCGGAGCCACCATTACCCCGCGGGCGGTGGTCAATCAGGTTCGACGCGTTCTGGAATTTGTGGACCAACACCACGCGGTGCTCTTTGAGCAAGCGCTGGAAGATGCCCCGAACAACACCGCTGAAACCGCTCCTGAATCCTCTGAAAATACAGGCACGACGCAATGA
- the rsxD gene encoding electron transport complex subunit RsxD has protein sequence MLRVTSPHTHSTRSTGQLMRLVVFATLPGLVAMTLAFGWGSLFNVLLASASALAFEALVMKLRGRPVLFYLRDCSALVTGVLLGLALPPYCPWWLVVTGSGIAIILAKQLYGGMGYNPFNPAMVGYVVLLISFPVEMTQWAAPAATLAEGQSLMGLAEGFKQIVAGVPVDGYTAATPLDVMKQNSGQTMADLYASDPTLSAGWLAGAGWEWVNLGFLLGGAFLLYQRVFTWHAPVAMLVALTVMSVLFFDGSSASNGSPVFHLLSGATMFGAFFIVTDPVSSAVSVRGRLVYGALIGVLLYVMRAWSNYPDAVAFAVLLANFAAPFIDYYTLPRTYGHTKARRATEKEEH, from the coding sequence ATGCTGAGGGTCACTTCCCCGCACACACACAGTACCCGCAGTACCGGGCAACTGATGCGCCTGGTGGTATTCGCCACGCTGCCCGGCCTGGTCGCCATGACCCTGGCCTTCGGCTGGGGAAGCCTGTTCAATGTCCTTCTGGCCAGCGCGTCTGCCCTGGCGTTCGAAGCGCTGGTCATGAAACTGCGTGGGCGGCCGGTGCTGTTTTATCTGCGCGATTGCAGTGCCCTGGTCACGGGCGTGCTGCTCGGTCTGGCGCTGCCGCCCTATTGCCCCTGGTGGCTGGTGGTAACCGGCAGTGGCATTGCCATCATTCTGGCCAAACAACTCTATGGCGGCATGGGCTACAACCCGTTCAATCCCGCCATGGTTGGTTATGTGGTGCTGCTTATTTCCTTCCCGGTGGAGATGACCCAGTGGGCCGCCCCGGCGGCGACCCTGGCTGAGGGCCAATCGCTGATGGGCCTGGCCGAGGGCTTCAAGCAGATTGTGGCTGGCGTTCCGGTGGACGGCTACACGGCGGCCACCCCGCTGGATGTGATGAAACAGAACAGTGGCCAGACCATGGCTGACCTGTACGCCAGTGATCCGACGCTGAGCGCCGGCTGGTTGGCGGGCGCCGGCTGGGAGTGGGTCAACCTCGGCTTCCTGCTCGGTGGCGCCTTCCTGCTGTACCAGCGGGTGTTCACCTGGCACGCCCCGGTGGCCATGTTGGTCGCCCTGACGGTCATGTCTGTACTATTCTTTGATGGTAGCTCGGCCAGCAATGGCTCGCCGGTCTTCCATCTGTTGTCCGGGGCCACCATGTTCGGGGCCTTCTTCATCGTCACCGACCCGGTCAGTTCCGCGGTCAGTGTTCGTGGTCGGCTGGTCTATGGGGCTCTGATTGGCGTGCTGTTGTACGTCATGCGCGCCTGGAGTAATTACCCCGATGCGGTGGCCTTTGCGGTGCTGCTGGCCAACTTCGCTGCACCGTTTATCGATTACTACACGCTGCCCCGCACCTACGGTCACACCAAGGCGCGCCGCGCGACCGAAAAGGAGGAGCACTAG
- the rsxC gene encoding electron transport complex subunit RsxC: MGSLIKVWDIPGGVHPPENKAQSLQLPLAKMPLPPVLTLPLNQHIGKPAKPVVQVGDRVLGGQLVAEAEGVFSARVHAPTSGVISAIEDRLIPHPSGYSAPSIVIDVDGKDEWVPLERCDDYDALDKSELLGKIRGAGVAGLGGAGFPTSVKLSPRADHKIHTLIINGTECEPYITADDMLMQVKADEIVAGTLLLAKLLDHPDALLIGVEDNKPKAIAALEKAAEGTPVQVVSFPTKYPSGGEKQLIQILTGKEVPSGQIPASIGVVCQNVGTTVAAYRAVRYGEPLVSRITTLVGEALETQRNVEVLLGTPIDFLLEQHGFEAKKASRLVMGGPMMGFALPEPSVPVIKTTNCILAPTKKELPPPQPAQACIRCGLCAEACPASLLPQQLFWYAQAEDYEKLEAHSLFDCIECGACSYVCPSHIPLVQYYRASKGAIRQQQHEKEKSDRARRRFEFRQERIAKEEAEKAAKREARKKAAEEAKRKLAEQKDDAPAAKADPVADALARAQAKQQSPEAQRAKLERNLAAAKDRLEKAQRPLEPGEPGAEVTDEQREKQKARIKQAELKVREAEEKLQHLEQDSSAPKAPEASDTKPADDPVSAAIARAQAKMTMSPEDKLKSSLESLYKRLAKAEEKAKAAQESGDDKADALQQGVDKLKQKIADTQQELSELAPSTVAEPSSASRHTDDVASMAIERAKAKAAAMETMSAEDKQRAQIESLKARIEKARQRLEKAEAEQDENVDAFRTGLTKLEDKLQQLTEDR; the protein is encoded by the coding sequence ATGGGTAGTTTAATCAAAGTGTGGGACATTCCCGGTGGCGTTCATCCGCCGGAGAACAAAGCGCAATCCCTGCAGTTGCCCCTGGCCAAAATGCCCCTGCCGCCGGTGCTGACCCTGCCGCTGAACCAGCACATTGGCAAGCCCGCCAAACCGGTGGTGCAGGTCGGCGATCGGGTGCTGGGCGGCCAGCTGGTCGCGGAGGCCGAAGGCGTGTTCAGCGCCCGGGTACACGCGCCCACCTCCGGCGTTATCAGTGCCATCGAGGATCGACTGATTCCCCACCCTTCCGGCTACTCGGCCCCGAGCATTGTCATCGACGTGGACGGCAAGGACGAATGGGTCCCGCTGGAGCGCTGCGACGATTACGACGCGCTGGATAAAAGCGAGCTGCTCGGGAAAATTCGCGGCGCCGGTGTCGCCGGTCTGGGCGGTGCGGGCTTCCCCACCTCGGTGAAATTGAGCCCGCGCGCGGACCACAAAATTCACACCCTGATCATTAACGGCACCGAGTGTGAGCCCTACATCACCGCCGATGACATGCTGATGCAGGTCAAGGCGGATGAGATTGTCGCCGGCACCCTGCTGCTGGCCAAGTTGCTCGATCACCCGGACGCGCTGCTGATCGGTGTCGAGGACAACAAACCCAAGGCCATCGCCGCTCTTGAAAAAGCCGCCGAAGGCACGCCGGTGCAGGTGGTGTCTTTCCCGACCAAGTACCCGTCCGGTGGCGAAAAACAACTGATCCAGATTCTGACCGGCAAAGAGGTCCCCAGCGGCCAGATACCGGCCAGCATTGGCGTAGTGTGCCAGAACGTGGGCACCACCGTGGCGGCCTATCGGGCGGTGCGTTACGGCGAGCCCCTGGTGTCCCGCATTACCACCCTGGTGGGCGAAGCCCTGGAAACTCAACGCAACGTCGAAGTGCTGTTGGGCACACCCATTGATTTTCTACTGGAGCAGCATGGCTTCGAGGCCAAAAAAGCCTCGCGCCTGGTGATGGGCGGACCCATGATGGGGTTTGCCCTGCCGGAGCCCAGCGTGCCGGTGATCAAGACTACCAACTGCATTCTGGCGCCCACCAAAAAAGAATTGCCGCCACCTCAACCAGCGCAGGCCTGCATCCGCTGCGGCCTATGCGCCGAGGCCTGCCCGGCGAGCCTGCTGCCGCAACAGCTGTTCTGGTACGCCCAGGCGGAAGATTACGAAAAACTCGAAGCGCACAGCCTGTTTGACTGCATTGAGTGCGGGGCCTGTTCCTATGTCTGCCCCAGCCATATTCCGCTGGTGCAGTACTACCGCGCCTCAAAAGGGGCGATTCGCCAGCAGCAGCACGAGAAAGAGAAGTCCGACCGGGCCCGTCGCCGCTTTGAGTTCCGGCAGGAGCGTATCGCCAAAGAGGAGGCCGAAAAGGCCGCGAAACGCGAGGCTCGCAAAAAGGCCGCCGAGGAAGCCAAGCGCAAGTTGGCCGAACAAAAAGACGACGCGCCGGCCGCCAAGGCCGACCCGGTAGCAGATGCACTGGCCAGGGCTCAGGCCAAGCAACAATCCCCCGAGGCGCAGCGGGCCAAGCTGGAACGCAACCTGGCCGCGGCCAAGGATCGCCTGGAAAAAGCCCAACGCCCTCTGGAGCCGGGCGAGCCCGGTGCCGAGGTGACCGACGAGCAGCGTGAGAAGCAGAAAGCGCGCATCAAACAGGCGGAGCTCAAAGTCCGGGAAGCGGAAGAAAAATTGCAACACCTGGAGCAAGACAGCAGCGCACCGAAGGCGCCTGAAGCCAGCGATACAAAACCGGCTGACGACCCGGTCTCTGCCGCGATCGCCCGCGCTCAGGCGAAGATGACCATGAGCCCGGAGGACAAGCTCAAATCCAGCCTGGAATCACTCTACAAGCGCCTGGCGAAGGCTGAAGAAAAGGCCAAGGCGGCGCAGGAGTCGGGTGATGACAAGGCGGATGCCTTGCAACAGGGCGTCGACAAACTCAAGCAGAAGATTGCCGACACCCAGCAGGAGCTGTCCGAGTTGGCGCCGTCCACGGTGGCCGAACCCAGCTCCGCTTCACGCCATACCGACGACGTCGCCAGCATGGCCATTGAACGGGCCAAGGCGAAAGCCGCCGCGATGGAAACCATGAGCGCCGAAGACAAACAGCGGGCCCAGATTGAATCGCTCAAGGCCCGCATTGAGAAGGCCCGCCAGCGACTGGAAAAAGCCGAGGCGGAGCAGGACGAAAACGTGGACGCGTTTCGCACCGGCCTCACTAAGCTGGAAGACAAATTGCAACAACTGACCGAGGACCGGTAA
- the rsxB gene encoding electron transport complex subunit RsxB codes for MLDLIVQNPITSALIALGSLALIFGAILGYAAVRFRLEEDPVIQQIDDLLPQTQCGQCGYPGCRPYAQAIANGDAINKCPPGGQATINSLADLLDVEAPTLDAEHGEESEVKKVAYIREDECIGCTKCIQACPVDAIIGAAKQMHTVIADECTGCDLCVEPCPVDCIDMIPVETGLNEWKWAKPAPAEAQAVNLIATDRDTTGEAA; via the coding sequence ATGCTGGATCTGATCGTACAAAATCCGATTACCTCGGCGCTGATTGCGCTCGGTAGCCTGGCGCTGATCTTCGGCGCCATTCTGGGCTATGCCGCCGTGCGCTTTCGCCTGGAGGAAGACCCGGTCATCCAGCAGATTGATGACCTTCTGCCCCAGACCCAGTGTGGTCAGTGTGGCTACCCCGGATGCCGTCCTTACGCCCAGGCTATCGCCAACGGCGATGCCATCAACAAGTGCCCGCCGGGCGGCCAGGCCACCATCAACTCGCTGGCCGACCTGCTGGATGTGGAAGCCCCCACCCTCGATGCGGAGCACGGCGAAGAGTCCGAAGTGAAAAAAGTGGCGTACATCCGGGAAGACGAATGCATTGGCTGCACCAAGTGCATCCAGGCCTGCCCCGTGGACGCCATCATCGGCGCGGCCAAACAGATGCATACGGTGATTGCTGACGAGTGCACCGGCTGCGACCTCTGTGTTGAGCCCTGCCCGGTGGACTGCATCGACATGATCCCGGTGGAAACCGGGCTGAACGAGTGGAAGTGGGCGAAACCGGCTCCGGCCGAAGCGCAGGCGGTCAATCTGATTGCCACTGATCGAGACACCACAGGTGAAGCGGCGTAA
- the rsxA gene encoding electron transport complex subunit RsxA: MTEFAIILLSAILVNNFVLVQFLGLCPFMGVSNKLETAIGMAGATTFVLTLASVCSYLINTWILMPLDIGFMRTISFILVIAVVVQFSKMFIEKTSPLLYRVLGIFLPLITTNCAVLGVALQNTTKDHGFFESTVFGFGAALGFSLVLILFSAMRERLAVADVPTPFKGAAIGMITAGLMSLAFMGFGGLV; encoded by the coding sequence ATGACCGAATTCGCCATCATATTGTTGAGCGCCATTTTGGTGAACAACTTCGTACTGGTTCAGTTTTTGGGACTGTGCCCCTTTATGGGCGTGTCCAACAAACTGGAAACCGCCATTGGCATGGCCGGGGCCACCACCTTTGTGTTGACCCTGGCCTCGGTGTGCAGTTACCTGATCAACACCTGGATACTGATGCCCCTGGACATCGGTTTCATGCGCACCATTTCGTTCATTCTGGTGATCGCCGTGGTGGTGCAGTTCTCCAAAATGTTCATCGAAAAAACCAGCCCCCTGCTGTACCGGGTACTGGGTATTTTTCTGCCCCTGATCACCACCAACTGCGCGGTACTCGGGGTGGCGTTACAAAACACCACCAAGGACCACGGCTTTTTTGAGTCCACCGTGTTCGGCTTTGGCGCCGCGCTCGGTTTTTCCCTGGTGTTGATTCTGTTTTCCGCCATGCGCGAACGCCTGGCCGTCGCCGATGTGCCGACCCCCTTCAAAGGCGCCGCCATCGGCATGATTACCGCCGGTTTGATGTCCCTGGCCTTTATGGGCTTTGGTGGTTTGGTCTAG